Genomic segment of Paenibacillus sp. FSL R5-0623:
TGAAGGACCCAAAACGCAGGAGTGCATTACCGCCTTTTTTGCGATATCGTGCGAAATATCCACGTTTGGGCGAGTAAGTCAGGCGGTAGATCCCGTTCCCCAGACTTCCGGCAGTAGGTTTATAGTAGACGAACTGATGGCGTTCCAACATTTCCTTCATCTGTTCAACGGACGGATTGGTAATTGATTCAGGGATATACCTTCCGGCTGCCGGCTCGTTCTCCAGCAACGTATAGATATCCGATTTGTTGAAAAAGCTCCAGTTGAAGAACGGAATTTTTCGGCGAACAAATCGTTCCCGCAGCTGGTTGATTGCTGGTGAGAAGTCTGAGCGTCTGCTCGGCAATCGGTTGTAGACAACATCGGGCAGAGGTACCGTTCTGCGGGTAAAGCTTCCGTTATCATTCAGAAAAAAACCGGATACCGTCTCATTCTGCCAATTGATATCCCGGGGAGTAAAGGCATAAATATAGGATTTTCGGCTGCCTTCACGGAGTAACTGTTTGATGAAACCAGTACGGGAACCGAATGGATTCGTGCTCGTCGCAGGCCCATCAGAGAGTACGCCGATCAGTGGACCTAACTGGACCTCATCATTTTGCAAATTCCGGAGATAAATACTGCCCCGTTTCGGAACGTTCATCATATTACGGATACCTGAAGCGAGATACAGATGTTTACCTGCTTTTTTGATTGGTTTGATCGTTGCAGGTACCCGGTCACGCCCGAAGCGAAGGTGCACCGTTTTTTTGCCGGACAGGTTGAGGCTCTTCATTAAAGCGTTGGATACATAAACCACTTTATCCGGTTGCTTGGTGAAATGCAGATTGCAAAAGGTCAAACTCATGATTTATCCTCCTATCCTGAAAAGATCCTTGGGCTCCATGGCAAGCGGGCGC
This window contains:
- a CDS encoding YheC/YheD family protein, which translates into the protein MSLTFCNLHFTKQPDKVVYVSNALMKSLNLSGKKTVHLRFGRDRVPATIKPIKKAGKHLYLASGIRNMMNVPKRGSIYLRNLQNDEVQLGPLIGVLSDGPATSTNPFGSRTGFIKQLLREGSRKSYIYAFTPRDINWQNETVSGFFLNDNGSFTRRTVPLPDVVYNRLPSRRSDFSPAINQLRERFVRRKIPFFNWSFFNKSDIYTLLENEPAAGRYIPESITNPSVEQMKEMLERHQFVYYKPTAGSLGNGIYRLTYSPKRGYFARYRKKGGNALLRFGSFNSLMRMLQGRHGKQLRGYVVQQGIRLIEIDECPIDFRFHMHKNGNNQWVVVGIGAKKAGRGSVTTHIKNGGSLMTPEQALSRNFGDRAGEVLQHAKSVAITLAQAIETQHQHLIGEIGFDLGIDQEEHVWMFEANAKPGRSIFRHPSLRVEGKSSVEHILEHCLYLSKFRKKEEI